From a region of the Branchiostoma floridae strain S238N-H82 chromosome 13, Bfl_VNyyK, whole genome shotgun sequence genome:
- the LOC118428959 gene encoding gamma-glutamyl hydrolase-like, translated as MMANLAVLNLVIVAVGIAQGLSVRDFPEVNDRPIIGVIAQASGGAIAKFGKTYIPASYIKYLESAGARVVPIRVNLTTAEYTKLFNSLNGVLYPGGSVNLFTSGYAKSAKIFYDLAIKAFDEGDYFPVWGTCMGFQQLTALTSDRNVLTTCKGTENKSYKLNFSKDYMSSRMFGKVPVDILTDLATLPLTPNFHKYCLTPQIFTDDAKLKSFYKILSTNTDDDGMEFVSSMEAIKYPVYGVQWHPEKNNFEFGSILKITHSDAATRVSQAMANFLVSEGVIAQASGEARAKFGKTYIPATYIKYLESAGARVVPIRVNLTTAEYTKLFNSLNGVLYPGGGVNKFTSGYAKSAKIFYDLALKAFDEGDYFPVWGTCMGFQELTALTSDRDVLTTCKGTGNKSYKLNFSKDYKSSRMFGKVPADILTDMATLPLTPNFHKYCLTPQNFTDDAKLKSFYKILSTNTDDDGMEFVSSMEAIKYPVYGIQWHPEKNNFEFGSPLKITHSDAATRVSQAMANFLVSEARRSQHKFASAEEERSALIYNYTPVYTGRTAPAQFEQCYFFD; from the exons ATGATGGCGAATCTTGCCGTGTTGAACCTTGTGATCGTCGCTGTTGGTATAGCACAAGGCTTGTCAGTTCGGGACTTCCCTGAAGTGAATGACAGGCCGATCATCG GTGTAATTGCACAGGCTTCAGGAGGAGCCATAGCAAAGTTCGGGAAAACCTACATCCCTGCCTCCTACATCAAGTACTTGGAGAGTGCAGGTGCTCGTGTGGTGCCAATCAG ggTTAACTTGACTACAGCTGAATACACCAAGCTCTTCAACTCCTTAAATGG GGTCCTGTACCCAGGGGGCAGTGTTAACCTGTTCACTTCTGGCTATGCCAAGTCAGCCAAGATATTTTATGATCTTGCTATCAAG GCTTTTGATGAAGGGGACTACTTCCCTGTGTGGGGGACCTGTATGGGGTTTCAGCAGCTGACAGCCCTGACCAGTGACAGGAATGTGCTGACCACTTGTAAAGGAACAGAAAACAAATCTTACAAACTGAACTTCTCAAAAG ATTACATGTCCAGCAGGATGTTTGGTAAGGTTCCTGTGGACATCCTGACAGACTTGGCAACTTTACCTCTCACACCAAACTTCCACAAGTACTGcctcacacctcag ATTTTTACAGATGATGCAAAGTTGAAGAGCTTTTACAAGATTCTGTCCACAAatactgatgatgatggtatgGAGTTTGTGTCCAGCATGGAAG CCATCAAATATCCCGTCTATGGAGTCCAGTGGCATCCAGAGAAGAACAACTTTGAATTTGGCTCTATACTGAAGATCACACATTCAGATGCTGCAACCAGGGTGTCACAAGCAATGGCAAACTTCTTAGTTAGTGAAG GTGTAATTGCACAGGCTTCAGGTGAAGCCAGAGCAAAGTTCGGGAAAACCTACATCCCTGCCACCTACATCAAGTACTTGGAGAGTGCAGGCGCACGTGTGGTGCCAATCAG GGTTAACTTGACTACAGCTGAATACACCAAGCTCTTCAACTCCTTAAATGG GGTCCTGTACCCAGGGGGCGGTGTTAACAAGTTCACTTCTGGCTATGCCAAGTCAGCCAAGATATTTTATGATCTTGCTCTCAAG GCTTTTGACGAAGGGGACTACTTCCCTGTGTGGGGGACCTGTATGGGGTTTCAGGAGCTGACAGCCCTGACCAGTGACAGGGATGTGCTGACCACTTGTAAAGGAACAGGAAACAAATCTTACAAACTGAACTTTTCAAAAG ATTACAAGTCCAGTAGGATGTTTGGTAAGGTTCCTGCGGACATCCTGACAGACATGGCAACTTTACCTCTCACACCTAACTTCCATAAGTACTgcctcacacctcag AATTTCACAGATGATGCAAAGCTCAAGAGCTTTTACAAGATTCTGTCCACAAatactgatgatgatggtatgGAGTTTGTATCCAGCATGGAAG CCATCAAATATCCTGTCTATGGAATCCAGTGGCATCCGGAGAAGAACAACTTTGAATTTGGCTCTCCACTGAAGATCACACATTCAGATGCTGCCACCAGGGTGTCACAAGCCATGGCAAACTTCTTAGTTAGTGAAG